TCAGACCTTCGGCTCGTCTAGACTTACCTCGAATCCGAGTTACCTGGACCAGCGTGGACACCGAAACGGAGCAGGAGCAGTGCTTCTTCAACTGATTAGCCTTCCACAATGAGTACACACAGTTTACAGACGAAAATGAATCTTTTAGATGAACCGAGACGataatattcgaaaataataattagcgcaGCGAGATGCGCCCGACATGTTACATTCGCGATACGAGAAGGGAAggaagtatagtttttttttttttaagtttgaacgataatgttgccaggcgaaattattttaagactacAATCCTTAACAATGGTTATTTTAgttggtacctacctatagttcgcAAAATCGCAAATAGGAAAAAGAGAGGGAAGGTTTTTGCCCAGCAATTAAACACACTAAAGAAGCTAGAAAGAAATTACCTATTGAGATCGGCCCTCTGATACACCCAACATCTGTACTTGGAGAAAGGATCCAACTCGTCATAAGTAATAAGATAAGACTTTAAATTTTCTTTCCAGTATCCAATGCATTTCATTTTATAATCCGGATCACTGTAAATGTCCACCGGTCGGCCGAGGTAGTCCACTGAGAGGCAGTAATTTTCTTTGATTTGTATAGTCTTCTGGTCAGTGTCACAGACAGAGAAGTCGCTTATGTTCAGTTTGCAGTACAAGTTCGGACGAGGGCTCAATGTAACACCGCCAAGGATTCTAGTCTCGAATCTGACATCGCCTCTTTGAGTAAAGTTGAACTTTCCAGCAACAGGGCAGCGGATGGGAGACGGATCCTTTTTAAGGAAAAGGTCATAGCGCCATTGTTTCTTATTAGGGAACTGCACCCATGAGCACACTGTATGAAAATTACTCTGGATCATAGCAAGACCTTTGCGGTATCTGAAAAAGTGCAGTCAGGTGTTAATAAGTCTTGAAAATAATTAATAGTTTGAATTCTACACCTTATTATGTACATACCTTATTACATTGTGATGTTGTGGCACAAAATCGAAGCAAACATAATCTTTTTGACAGCCATCTACTGTAAGGCGAGCCATCATCACTCTGCTGTCGCGCTGTTCCCTATAAAATACAGTAATTGAGCTATTTGATAGCAAAGGAAAGGTAAGTTCATGGTGTAAAATCTGTGGGGAGTCTCGAGCAACTGAACTGTTATAAGTGACTAAAATGCTGCTTTCAAAGATGTGCAATATTGTCAAATAATTCCATGAATGCTACAAATTTTACCGGCAGACATATATAGTTCTTCTGTATCTGTCCTCATCAGGGTAGTATGTCTCTATTATATGTGTTTCATTTATAAGCACATCTGCATCAATGTTGGCCGTGTTGATCCACTCTCCAGAGAAGTTTTGAGGTAGCCGACAACCAGGTTCAACAACTTCAGActgtaaacaaaattaatagAAGAATCAGTTAATTTTGAAGACAAGTTTCttgactatattttttttaacatataaATAACCAGTTTGTCACTCTTTCCTGAACCAATCAGCTATTCATTTTACACCCACAAACCACCTACACCGAAACAAAATGTGTAGCTTCACCTAACTTACCTTGACAGGGGTGACTTTGTACCTTTCTGGGGACTTTTCAACAGTCTTCAGTGCATTACATTCGGGAGTAATTGAAGCGCCGAGGTACAAGTCATCATCTCTGTTCTTAAGGAAGCAGCGATATTTCTCATCTTTTCGTGATTCCTTGGTGTTGGCCACAGCAAAGAAATGGTTTTTACCAACAAACCAATGccctaaaaaattaaaattctaattGGAATATGATAAGAGTGCCTAAAAGTCAAATGCGGATTTATTTTCAGTATCACCACttgataatgattaaaataagcCAGCTTTAACCCTTAAAAGAAAATGGTAGTTGTAGGATTATAAAACACTGAAAAGTCATCATATCTGATGAAACGAGCAGGAAATAAAAAACTTAGTTGTCCAACTAATTGGACAAGTCATCAACCAGTTGAACCAGATCTAAGGGATTTCAAAATATTATATGCTTTAAAAGTAACATGAATACACAATCTTTGACCTCTGTAAGGTCAATATACagttcataaatatttatacattttttcaccTTACTGCAATGGATTAAGGTTTAGAAAtgtttacatatttatgaactcaACTGTACAATACTTTACCTAAACAACTGTACTCCACAACTCCATCAAATGTGCCGGACATTCCAGGGCATTTTCGGTAAGTGATGTTGAATTTCTGGTTGGTGATCAAGAACTGGGTGCCTGCTGTCTGACAGGACCTGATCTGCGCGTCTGGGTGGCTGCACTCTCCTGTGAACCTGAACCGGTTCTGGTATCCAAATGTCCACACGCCTTCTAATGATGAACGGCAATTCACCTGATACaaaagtaataattaaaaatatattccaaAATGGCAAGTAAGTAGTCAGGGTATCATTATACAGTTGGTGCCCTAACATaagtatccacttttctatacagCTAGTACCTACTGCTTGTACAACATCAAATAGATTTTGATATAGACCTTTGTTACCTTAGAAATaataaggatgtgttccgaAATTGACTTGATATTTCTGACTGCTTTGGCCATCATGcatcactatctatttgatgctgactgtacacagtttattacaataaaaagtacATGAATGTATGTACcgtagaatccgtttattatgactccgcttatactgaccaaccgcttactatgacgtaattattgtgcgaagtttggttttcatataaaattctttgtgataaattcggataagatgacttcgcttatattgacaaaccgcttactatgacctaaaactcctatttccatgaaattatgtccggttatactgacacatTCGCTGGTTTTCATGGCCATCACCACATCTTTCCCTGCGAGGATGTTTGGTGCGTTCGTGGCGTGTAAGGAATTTTAGTTTTAacaagttgatatttgttacaagtttaataaaactcatttctcaCAAAAgaatttgagattaatttggaaaacaacaaaaataagaagttgtacaagtatgttttatatgacatccgcttagtatgaccTGTTGgtcacttcccttcgatgtcattataagcggattctactgtatgtattttcatacaataaatgatttataaacAGTACTGAATTGCTCAAAACTAAAAGtataacttaaataaaaaaaaaactcataagAAACTTACTGGGATATAGTTCTCAGAAAACAGTGTTGTTAGTTGCTGGTCATTCCTCAAACCCCTGCATACTCTTTCAACCGTTGGTTCTTCATCTAACGCCAGATCCACACAGGGCGTCTCTAACTTCTCCAGAACATTGATTGTCCTCACAATCAACTTCACACAGTAGTAACAATTTGTATATTTGAAAACCATCGTGTAGTTTACGTGAAAATCGGCTTTGATGTTTTGGCAGACTCccctaaaaaataaacaaatacgtTAACCAAATAAATACGAGGTACATGTGCCGACTAACTGAAgacaaagtaaaataaaatataccttcCAGTCATGTCGCTTGCGTTGATGTCGGTAATAGTTTGCTTTCCATTTTCAAAAGAAAACCAAGTATTTCGTAAAACAATCGGAATAGTACACTCTGAACATACCGAAGCAACTGAAACAAATCAAAAATCTTACGTAGGGCGTCGCctttataaatgcaaaacatataaataattacaacacGCAATTACTTACCTCCTAATATTAATATTGGTATAACCACTTTCAGAAACACATTTGCACCcattttatacaatttatttttaagaatCCATACATAAAAGACATAAAATATTAGTTACCGATTTCCCAAACTCGTTTATTCGTTTAGCTGCTTTTGGGGTTTTGGCAGTGGCAGTTCGGTTCGGTTTCATTCACGGTTTGGTTTGTTTGATAACTTTGATTGGCGGTCGAGAACATGTCGCATTTTAAGGGCTCCACTCGCCTTGCAACAagtcgcatgcgattttagataCATTGCAGCATTTGATTGAACGTTTTAATAAATTGCACCTACTGGGTCAGCAATGTATCACAAAATTGTTTTAATATGTTGCAAGGTCTGTAGACCATATAAAAACGGCCACAGAAATAACTAATAATCTGTCTGAGACCACTTTTAAAACGTCCATCTAAACTGTGAATCTGCCACtgccaagggcccaaccttttctgttctctttcacgacgcagcaactagtatcatttctctctcctcgctcttttaaaatgccgtttgtcaaaaaaggacaaccatactgttgacaaggtggacttcaaatcaagtgttgcctttcttgatgcgcccaggctgtgtatgtgtgcgtaatagcgtgtatgtgtgctcttttagggatgtaaaaagtcgattttaatcatgttatatatcgataaacgctacacagcggaacgaaatagcgattaagtgaagcttcaatatcttggttaaacataaacataattgaaatgctaatggataatgaatatattataatataataatataattcaattattgcggaacacctattttaggaggtatttatgtattttaattaaatatctgaactttcccttggttccctgctggggcgtgactataaaattgtgatctgataaccacaataaagaataaaagcgtttttggtcattttaggtatcgttaagcctttgaagtaaaattaaaattgcaagaaatgtcgatagtttatcgatatgactttatcgacatggctacagcaacgtgggcctcattgttaatcgtacactaaacaaaagtggcaacagtgacagctcgctgagactacgtctttatatattataagtctatggccACTGCCACACCACTATTCTGTCAAACAAATTGACGTTTCAATTCTTCATTTGAACagcatttcttttctttttttcgccttgttctACTTGAATTAttagatattttacattatttagaGCCAATT
The sequence above is drawn from the Cydia fagiglandana chromosome 7, ilCydFagi1.1, whole genome shotgun sequence genome and encodes:
- the LOC134665893 gene encoding uncharacterized protein LOC134665893, which translates into the protein MGANVFLKVVIPILILGVASVCSECTIPIVLRNTWFSFENGKQTITDINASDMTGRGVCQNIKADFHVNYTMVFKYTNCYYCVKLIVRTINVLEKLETPCVDLALDEEPTVERVCRGLRNDQQLTTLFSENYIPVNCRSSLEGVWTFGYQNRFRFTGECSHPDAQIRSCQTAGTQFLITNQKFNITYRKCPGMSGTFDGVVEYSCLGHWFVGKNHFFAVANTKESRKDEKYRCFLKNRDDDLYLGASITPECNALKTVEKSPERYKVTPVKSEVVEPGCRLPQNFSGEWINTANIDADVLINETHIIETYYPDEDRYRRTIYVCREQRDSRVMMARLTVDGCQKDYVCFDFVPQHHNVIRYRKGLAMIQSNFHTVCSWVQFPNKKQWRYDLFLKKDPSPIRCPVAGKFNFTQRGDVRFETRILGGVTLSPRPNLYCKLNISDFSVCDTDQKTIQIKENYCLSVDYLGRPVDIYSDPDYKMKCIGYWKENLKSYLITYDELDPFSKYRCWVYQRADLNRILMSQAIGPFCDLKQDVTSWNYTEGAAVAVEMEEYERERDQCPMHFDDGSDPWTTKENYIKIFKFSYSFWRSNDATFLALSFKTFILAVLIQLL